One Antarctobacter heliothermus DNA segment encodes these proteins:
- a CDS encoding response regulator transcription factor, which produces MSKIALVDDDRNILTSVSMTLEAEGFEVETYHDGQSALDAFNKKMPDMAVFDIKMPRMDGMDLLQRVRQKSKMPVIFLTSKDDEIDEVLGLRMGADDYVKKPFSQRLLVERIRALLRRQEAVAGDVVGDTEETKLMTRGSLNMDPLRHAVTWRGMDVSLTVTEFLLLQALAQRPGFVKSRDQLMDVAYDDQVYVDDRTIDSHIKRLRKKMRTVDTEFSAIETLYGIGYRYNEE; this is translated from the coding sequence ATGTCTAAAATCGCCCTTGTGGACGATGACAGGAATATCCTGACGTCCGTATCAATGACCCTTGAGGCAGAAGGGTTTGAGGTGGAAACCTATCACGACGGTCAGTCGGCGCTTGACGCCTTCAACAAAAAGATGCCGGACATGGCCGTGTTCGACATCAAGATGCCGCGCATGGACGGCATGGACCTGCTACAACGCGTGCGGCAGAAATCCAAGATGCCGGTGATCTTTCTCACCTCCAAAGACGATGAGATTGATGAGGTGCTGGGACTGCGCATGGGGGCCGACGACTATGTGAAAAAGCCGTTTTCGCAACGTCTGCTGGTGGAACGCATCCGCGCGCTGCTGCGCCGCCAAGAGGCGGTTGCCGGCGATGTGGTCGGCGACACCGAAGAGACCAAGCTGATGACCCGCGGCAGCCTGAACATGGATCCGCTGCGGCACGCGGTGACGTGGAGAGGCATGGATGTCTCACTGACAGTGACCGAATTTCTGCTGTTGCAGGCGCTCGCGCAGCGCCCCGGTTTCGTCAAATCGCGTGATCAGTTGATGGATGTGGCCTATGACGATCAGGTCTATGTCGACGATCGCACCATCGACAGCCACATCAAGCGGTTGCGCAAGAAGATGCGCACGGTCGACACAGAGTTTTCGGCGATCGAAACGCTTTACGGTATCGGATACCGCTACAACGAAGAGTAG